A single genomic interval of Carassius carassius chromosome 24, fCarCar2.1, whole genome shotgun sequence harbors:
- the LOC132103590 gene encoding twist-related protein-like isoform X2, which yields MPEEPARDSSSSPVSPADSLSNSDGEPDRPPKRCGRKRRSSRKNGEDSDSSSLGKRGKKSSNSSNSPQSFEELQTQRVMANVRERQRTQSLNDAFAALRKIIPTLPSDKLSKIQTLKLAARYIDFLCQVLQSDELDSKMVKAKSLENTRTNAPAQ from the exons ATGCCCGAAGAGCCCGCGCGAGACTCCTCCAGTTCCCCCGTGTCTCCTGCGGATAGCCTCAGCAACAGCGACGGAGAGCCCGACAGACCACCGAAGAGGTGCGGAAGGAAAAGACGGTCGAGTAGGAAAAACGGAGAGGATTCCGATAGCTCGAGCCTTGGGAAAAGGGGGAAAAAGTCTAGCAACAGCAGCAACAGCCCTCAGTCTTTTGAGGAGCTGCAGACGCAGCGCGTGATGGCGAACGTGCGCGAGCGGCAGAGGACGCAGTCGCTCAACGATGCGTTTGCGGCGCTGCGCAAAATCATCCCCACTTTACCCTCCGACAAACTGAGCAAAATACAGACGCTGAAACTCGCCGCCAGGTACATCGATTTTCTCTGTCAGGTTCTACAGAGTGACGAGCTGGACTCCAAGATG GTGAAAGCCAAGAGCTTGGAAAACACGAGGACCAATGCGCCGGCACAATAA
- the LOC132103590 gene encoding twist-related protein-like isoform X3: MPEEPARDSSSSPVSPADSLSNSDGEPDRPPKRCGRKRRSSRKNGEDSDSSSLGKRGKKSSNSSNSPQSFEELQTQRVMANVRERQRTQSLNDAFAALRKIIPTLPSDKLSKIQTLKLAAR; the protein is encoded by the exons ATGCCCGAAGAGCCCGCGCGAGACTCCTCCAGTTCCCCCGTGTCTCCTGCGGATAGCCTCAGCAACAGCGACGGAGAGCCCGACAGACCACCGAAGAGGTGCGGAAGGAAAAGACGGTCGAGTAGGAAAAACGGAGAGGATTCCGATAGCTCGAGCCTTGGGAAAAGGGGGAAAAAGTCTAGCAACAGCAGCAACAGCCCTCAGTCTTTTGAGGAGCTGCAGACGCAGCGCGTGATGGCGAACGTGCGCGAGCGGCAGAGGACGCAGTCGCTCAACGATGCGTTTGCGGCGCTGCGCAAAATCATCCCCACTTTACCCTCCGACAAACTGAGCAAAATACAGACGCTGAAACTCGCCGCCAG GTGA
- the LOC132103590 gene encoding twist-related protein-like isoform X1 produces the protein MPEEPARDSSSSPVSPADSLSNSDGEPDRPPKRCGRKRRSSRKNGEDSDSSSLGKRGKKSSNSSNSPQSFEELQTQRVMANVRERQRTQSLNDAFAALRKIIPTLPSDKLSKIQTLKLAARYIDFLCQVLQSDELDSKMASCSYVAHERLSYAFSVWRMEGAWSMSASH, from the coding sequence ATGCCCGAAGAGCCCGCGCGAGACTCCTCCAGTTCCCCCGTGTCTCCTGCGGATAGCCTCAGCAACAGCGACGGAGAGCCCGACAGACCACCGAAGAGGTGCGGAAGGAAAAGACGGTCGAGTAGGAAAAACGGAGAGGATTCCGATAGCTCGAGCCTTGGGAAAAGGGGGAAAAAGTCTAGCAACAGCAGCAACAGCCCTCAGTCTTTTGAGGAGCTGCAGACGCAGCGCGTGATGGCGAACGTGCGCGAGCGGCAGAGGACGCAGTCGCTCAACGATGCGTTTGCGGCGCTGCGCAAAATCATCCCCACTTTACCCTCCGACAAACTGAGCAAAATACAGACGCTGAAACTCGCCGCCAGGTACATCGATTTTCTCTGTCAGGTTCTACAGAGTGACGAGCTGGACTCCAAGATGGCAAGTTGTAGTTATGTTGCTCACGAGCGTTTGAGCTACGCGTTCTCGGTTTGGAGGATGGAGGGGGCTTGGTCCATGTCTGCATCTCACTAG